Part of the Metarhizium brunneum chromosome 6, complete sequence genome is shown below.
CGATTCGCAATTTTGAAGCCAAGACAGGACGGGAGCTAGATGCCATCATTGCGCCCGTCACAGCCACTGCAGCAATTCTTCATAATCAATTCAAATATTACGGTTACGCCACAGTAATCAATGTACTCGATTTCACGAGTGTGGTGGTTCCGGTCACATTTGCTGACAAGAACATCGATGTCAAAGCGGCTGGCTTTACTCCCTTGACCGATTTGGATGCAACTGTTCAAGAAGGATGTAAGttgcttttgctttttgGATCTGAAGTGAAGTATCATCGTTCTGACTATTTTCTCAAGATGATCCAGAAGCCTACCATGGCGCGCCGGCCGCTGTGCAGATCATTGGGCGACGTTTTACCGAGGAGAGAGTCATGGCTATTGCGGAGGAGATTGGCCGACTGCTGCATTCATGAATGTGTCGAAATTGGATTGATCGACGATGCCTCGTAGTTTAGCAACGCAGAGGCATGAAAGCCAGTCATCATCGTATGAGTTATTCAAAATAGTAGTGTCAACATACTTGGTAATTGTATCATTTATACCGAAGGTCAGCATATGCCTGGCTACGTTGTGCGCCAACAACCCTAGTTGTAGATCACTCAGGGGCCGCAGTGGCTTTAAAGGATGCTGAAGTCAGCAGTGGCTTTAAAAGATGCTGAAGTCAGATCTTGTGCATAAGATGGCGGGGCTGATATCAGCGCCGTTGAAAGGCGTATGCAGCACCAGAGCCGAAAATGGACACGGAATATTGGGAACTCAATTTCTCTCTGAGGCTTAACCCAGTATACCTGTGACCTAGGGCTGCTAGTGTCGGCTGCCCCTGACAATCTGAAAAAAGTTGGTGTCGAACTACTAGGTAGTCAAGAGGAGCCCTTGCCCACGAAGTGTGCCGGCCGTACATACTAGAAGGTGTGTGCGCTATTCTTGGAACAACAAACGGGGCCAGTTTGAGGCTATGGCAGCAGCACAGGCGAGATCTGGCTTGTGGGGGAACTGAGACCTGGACCAGGCTCAACCCACGAACTGATAGGATTGACGGGAATGACAGTACAATGCGtgcaagaagcagcagagcgGTTTGCTGTGCTTGAGCCGTTTTCTCAATATTGCCGAGAAACAATGTTGTAGCCAGGGGCCAATGCTGCAAGGGAAACGGGCGATGTGCATTGGCACCCGAAGGTGAATACGAAGAATGACGTTGTGCGTGAAACAAGGCTGAGTGAACCTGTCCTGGATTTCGGAGACGGCAGTCATTGTGGTACTACATTAAACATGACGATCACAGGGTATCGAATCGGAATACACCGTGGCAGTTTTCTCTGGGTCGTACGGCAGTTGTGCTTGCAGAATCGTGTTTTGGCTGCTGGACGACATTGTCATTACGTGATCTGTCCTCCGTACAAGAGTATGGGGAAGGTAGAAGGTTGAGAATTGTCTTCTGGGCAATGACGAGACATTTAGGTCGGCCCGGGCTTTCATAACTATACTAGTTAGCTTCTCTGGTACTGGCGGTCTATGTATGCATGTTGAACTTCGATGCCTTGACTATGGAGAAATTGCAGTCAAGGAGACATTGACATAGCGACGGCGGTGGAGATTGGAGCCGCAAACACAGGATGGTTGGCACGAGGCGACCAAACTAGCCTTCTCGTGTTGCTGCACTGCAGTCAGGGTCTTGAAAAGAGGGTCCATCCGGAAGAAACTAGAGAGATCGTTGTGCGGGAGCTGCAGGCTGGTACATGGCGACAGAGGCTCGACGTTGCGGTTGCCATGACGAGGGCAACGGGCAACAAGGCTTGAAGGGCGTGAACTAGACCGTCCATGGACCCTAACAAGGGCCACCCCAAACGGGGTCCCTGAGCATGGGTCATTGATagcctggcctggcccgTCTCTCCAGCCTCGCAACCTTTGTTGAGGGAGAAGGGTCTTGAGGGGGTCACTCCGGAATTGGTGGCAACTGGACAACCCTTGCGCTATGATGTAGCTGGGAGGTTTAGTGGCAGTTTGAAGTTCGTACTGGAgttgagatgagatgagatgcaTGTTGCGAGATGCGTCAATGAGCCTTGCTCTCGTCTCAGGTAGGCCCCAGACCAAAAAGAAGTATTGGAAATAGAGCAAAGATGCAATATTGAAAGAGGGATGATTGTTAGACGATAAAAGCACAAGCgtttggcggcaagggccatggcaaaacTTCGCCTGGTGCAGCAGCGAGGGAAAGTGCGATGGTTGTTGGGCCAGCGAGGGTAGATGGGATCAGATGATTGGGCCCGACTATGGGGCCAGGTGTGCTGCGATCAGCCTTCAGGGGGCCGGTTGCCTTTGGGAGGACCGGACCAAACAAGGCCGGCATAATGATCTGCGAAACAAAGCAGCAAAGCAGCATACAACTTATATAACATGCACATATGCAAGAGCTGCAAGCCACTGAATCCTTAAGCTACAGGCGTATGTGTATTTCTAAAGTCGCCCGGCTGACGTTGCGATTGCTGTGTTCCAAAATATCCAGAGCAGAGTGGGCTGAGGCAAGAAGCCCGTCAACCCAGCCGAGCTTAAGGTTTTTAGTGCTAACTTTTTTTTCGAGTGCTAATAATGTGTGCTGACTGCCGCGCTGTGCCACCGTTGAGCATCCAAAACGCAAATtatgtctggtctggtactaAACAAACCAGCCCAGCTCAAGTGTCAACATCAGCTGGCTTCGCCCTCAAACAATATCCTCCTTGTTGAATGGAGTAACTCCTCCGTGCCAACCCCCGTTTGTGACGTCGTGACGCCCCCGGGCCCCCCTACGACAGCAGACCTTGCTCGTCATGCTCGTTCACTCGTATTAATCCGTCGTCGCTACTCTGTGCCTTCTTTAGCCTCGCCCTCTGGACCCTCCTGCCTCCGAATTTCCCCACTTGCTGAAGCTGAGCCCCAAGCCTCAAACCAGTGGGCCTTCTTGGGCCTCTCTCGCTTGGGCTCCAGCTgctccttttccttggctCGTTGGTTCGTTGGCTggcattgattgattgaGAGTCGAGGGTTGCCCCCTGGCGCCGCCGTACATCATCCGGCCCCCCACCCTTCACCCTTCACCTTTCACCTGTACTTAAGCCAAACAGCTCCCTCCTGGACCATTTTCAACCCATCCATTCATCTCTCGCTATTCCTCATTTGCCGTCTAGAACCTCTTGATCTGCTTGCCTTCATTTCGTATTCCCATCTACCATAGCACTATAATATCATCTGAGGGCAAGGAATCTTCATCATGTGGTAAGCTTTCGTCGCTGTTGCTGTGCCCCGCCTTGGCTCTGGCCGCCAGCAAGTCTGCCCAGAGTCTGCAATTATCCCCAGTTGCGGCTTGCTTGCATCCCATTGCCGCCGCGGAATCTGTCTATGGGGCGCAGTATGAATGCTAACAGCTTCTCCCCCCAAAACAGTGGCATCTTTGGATACATCAACTATCTGGTGGAGAAGGACCGCAAGTTCATTCTCGATACCTTGATCAACGGTAAGTGGCTGACGCGCGGCTCCGGATCAAAACACAACGCCAAAAAGGCTGACATCAACCTTTCATGTCCCGAATAACAGGCCTCTCCCGTCTCGAGTACCGAGGATATGACTCTGCCGGTTTAGCAGTCGACGGAGACAAGAAGAACGAGGTCTACGCCTTCAAAGAGGTTGGCAAGGTTGCTAAGCTCAAGGCTCTTATTGACGAGTCCAATGTCGAGCTCACCAAGATCTTCGATTCGCATGCCGGTATCGCTCATACTCGATGGGCTACCCACGGTCCTCCGTCGACAGTCAATTGCCATCCTCACCGGTAAGCCTTTGTTCGACCCAGCCCTTTCCTTTGGGCATGTCCTTGCCATCACATTCTGCCTGTTTCCGGTAGCACAGCTTCCCCACCTCACCTACAAGACAACCCATTGGCTGACCTCACCGCTCCTTCATCATAGTTCGGACCCTACCTGGGAATTCAGCATCGTTCACAATGGCATCATTACCAACTACAAGGAGCTTAAGACGCTTCTGAGTGCTAAGGGCTTCAAATTCGAAACCGAGACGGATACGGAATGCATTGCCAAGCTCACCAAGTATATTTACGACCAACAGCCTCAAATTGGCTTCacagacttggccaaggctgtcatATCGGAACTTGAGGGAGCTTATGGCTTGTTGATCAAGTCCGTCCACTACCCACATGAGGTCATTGCCGCCCGTAAGGGTTCGCCGCTTGTTATTGGCGTCAAGACTCAGCGACGCATGAAGGTCGACTTTGTTGATGTCGAGTACGCTGATGACAACACTCCTCTCCCCGCAGAGGCCGCGTCTCAGAACGTTGCCCTGAAGAAGAATGCCACCGACTTCCTCTCTCCTTCCAACAGCTTGCTTGGAGCTCCCGACAAGTCTCTTCTGCACCGCTCACAGTCCCGTGCCTTCATGACCGACGATggcatgcccatgcccacCGAGTTCTTCCTCTCGTCCGATCCTTCGGCCATTGTTGAACATACCAAGAAGGTCTTGTATCTTGAGGACGATGACATTGCTCACATCCATGAGGGCTCCCTCAACATTCATCGTCTGAAGAAGGCCGACGGTAGCTCCAACGTCCGTGCTATTCAGActcttgagcttgagctCCAGGAGATCATGAAGGGCAAGTTTGACCACTACATGCAGAAGGAGATTTTCGAGCAGCCCGAGTCCgtcgtcaacaccatgcGTGGCCGTCTCGACATCAATGCCAAGACTGTCACTTTGGGCGGATTGAGGTCGTATATTTCAACCATTCGCCGCTCCCGAAGAATTATATTCATTGCCTGTGGCACCAGTTACCACTCCTGCATGGCCGTCCGCGGTATTTTTGAAGAGCTTGCTGAGATCCCCATCTCTGTGGAATTGGCTTCCGACTTCCTCGATAGAGAGGCCCCTGTATTCCGTGACGACACTTGCGTGTTTGTCTCACAGTCCGGTGAAACCGCCGATTCGCTGATGGCTTTGCGTTACTGCTTGGAGCGTGGCGCTTTGACGGTTGGTATTGTCAATGTTGTCGGCTCCTCCATCTCTCTTCTTACCCACTGCGGTGTCCACGTCAACGCCGGCCCCGAGATCGGTGTTGCCTCCACCAAGGCCTACACCTCTCAGTTCATTGCCATGGTCATGTTCGCTTTGTCCCTGAGCGAGGACCGGGCTTCCAAGAAAGAGCGTCGCGAGGAAATTATGCAAGGTCTCGCCAATGTGTCCAGCCAGATCAAGACCATTTTGGAATTGGACAAGCCCATCAAGGAGATGTGTGAGAAGGTCTTCAGGAACCAAAAGtcgcttctccttcttggtcGCGGTAGCCAGTTCTCTACTGCTCTCGAGGGTGCgctcaagatcaaggaaATTTCCTACCTCCACTGTGAGGCTGTTATGTCTGGTGAACTAAAGCACGGTGTGTTGGCCTTGGTCGATGCCAATATGCCTATCATTATGATCCTCACTCGTGATGAGATTTTCAAGAAGTCTCTCAATGCCTATCAGCAAGGTAAGACACTGCCCCGTTATTCGCCCTGACTTGAGCGGGCGCCTTTCAATCGTTGATGTTTTGAATCACGCTAACTGGAATTTACAGTCATTGCACGTGAAGGAAAACCCATCATCCTTTGCAACCCTGACGATCCCGAGTTTAAGAACTCGGAAGCTCAGAAAATTGAGATCCCTAAGACTGTTGATTGCCTTCAAGGACTTCTCAACGTCGTTCCCTTGCAGCTGATTGCTTACTGGCTGGCTGTTCTTGAGGGCCTCAATGTTGATTTCCCTCGCAACCTGGCCAAGTCTGTTACTGTCGAGTAAACAATAAACAAACGATGGACGTCAATTCGTGTATAGGCCATACTAATGTGTCTCGCTGGCGTGTCACCATAGTTCAGGCTGGGTGTTTGAGGCGCGCTTGGCAAACGGTACTTGTTGTTTCCTGCTCTTGGAGCGACTTTGGCAAGAAGTTGCAGCTGCATGGTCTCCGCAGCGATATTGGATGGATTATGGGAGTTATGTCTTTCTTTTGTTGTCATGGACGACTAGCGATTTGGCTGCAGAAATGTACACTGCACATTTGATAATGAAAGCGTCTGGTATGGATAATAAACCAGGCACTGTGTGTTAGACGGGTGAGGAATGCGCACTTGCAAGGTTTCAATATTAGAAACCTGGTTCTATGAACACATGgcaaataaaaaataaaagcgAATTTTATATCACGAAAGAGTCCCAGAGTGCTTCACATTTGCTTGCGACGAGGAAGTGCAAGGTTGTAACAGATGAATAATGAGACTTGCATATTGGTACACGGTTCTATGCTCTAATCTAGCTCCATCGACGGTGTTGGCATGGGTCGTAGTGCAAAGCTCGGTTGTCTCGGAGACTAAAGAAGATCTCGGGTTCCTTGACAACCCTAGCCTTCATAAACAGCTAGAACGAGGATTCTTCAACCGAGAACATATAAAAGTGATGGGGTTCGTCCCTCAAGACAGCTTGCCTGCATCGAACCTGATAATGCACTCCTCGAATGTTGCACTCAAACGGTCTGTGTTCCATATCCCCTGATTCTCTCGGCAAACGCCCAGCTCTGATCCTCCAGCTTCTGATTCTCCTTCAGCTCCACACCGTCCTTGGTAACAATAGCCAGTGAGTAACTGTCCAGACTTCTGGCATCTCTGTAGAATAGAACCTTCATGCACTCCTTGATGATATCCACAGCTTCCTCGCGAGTCAGCTTTGCCGCGGACTCCTCGTCAGGAGCGTAACGTCGCATCACTGGCTGAGCGAGCATGGCACCGAACCCTGTAGCAAGGCTGGGTGCAGAATACGTTGTTCCGAGCAAATCTGCCGCAGCGAGGAACGGAGCGCccttgtcgtcgaggccTGCTACTAGGAGGTGGTTCCACAGAGGGTCGAACTTGGAGCGTCGGCGGTAGAGGAGCTTGGAGAGGTAGCGGTGCAAATTGGAGGCGTTGAGCCGCGCCGAGTCGGGAGAGTCGTAGGCCTCGGTGAGGGCGAGATCGGTTAGGTGGCGGTCGAGGTACTGCATGTCCGAGATGTCGCCGCTGAAGCCAACGACCGAGGCATCAGCAAAGGGGCGGAGACGTTTGACGTCGGTGAAGCGGGCGAGGGAGCCGTACGACGCTGGAGACTGTTAGTTTGCATTTTCGGCTTTCAAGAAGGAAGCTCCTGCATGGGAGGCTCAAAAGAAGGAAGGGGATGAGGGTGCGGTTCGAGAGGGCAAAACTAACCCAGGTTGTCGGCTGCAATGACGACACCGTCTTTGAACTTGATGGCAATGACGGACGTTCCCGTGACGATAGGCTGCTGGGTGTGTGTCGTAGGGCCATTGCTGTTCATGAATGAGGCGTCGTATGCACCGTAAATGTCATCTCTGGGCTATTTGAGGGTCAGTTCGCCGCTTGGGTGTTGAAAATGAGTAGAGGGAACTACGTACCCTGCCCCATGCTTGCGGTCGGTGATCCATGGTTGGTGATGTGAGGAGGTAGAAGATAAAGTGGAAATAAAAGAGATGAGTTTGAGTGCGCGGGAGAAGGTGCTCGATTGATGTACGAGCGACGAGGGCTGGCGATTGAGATGTGGGATATGTTGTCGATGGATGGAGTTCGATGATGTGAGCCGTGGTTGACTGCTGCTCTCTGGGACTGATGCTGTCGCGCGTCCTGCGGGAGCCTACCGCCCATGAGGCCCTGCTGGAGCTAAGGGTGTTACGTAATCGGGCAAGAGAATTTGATTGGCTTGAGAGCAGATGAGAGCTTAATCAGTACCTTGTACTAGACAGCCGCAATGCGTCTCCGCCCTATCGCAAGTAGTGGGTACTAGATTAGCCAGCTGCCTGCATCGGCATGGCTGAGCTTCAGGAGCTCCTCGTTCCTGGAACAACTGGAACAACTGGAACAAGGGTAAGTGGATAGCCAGAGCGGAGGGGGACATGCGACTGCCGCATGCAATCCCAGCCCTCGTCTATTTCATCCAAACGCCCATCGTCCAACGCTCCTCTGCTCTCTGTCTGTCTCGTGCCCAAACGCACACGCCGCGAGTTGCCCCATCTCCGAATTGACAGCAATCTGTAATTCATCGCGAACTCGTCAATTCACAACGCGCACAAGCTACCGACTTATACGCCATCTCAACCAAATCAAATAAACAACAATGCTGACAGCAATCGGGAGGGCTGCCGCCCGCAGAGTCCTGCTCCCCAGCAGAACAGCCGCATCAAAACATGCGACACAACTACCCCATGGATCCGTGGCTTATCACCTCCCCAATGCCTTGACTCTACTTGTCGCCGCCCGGCCCATGACCGTGTCGGCGTGGATGCGCTCGCCGGCCAAGACCTCTGGCAGCAAGACGAAGAGAACCAGCACAGCTAcgaaggagaagaagacaaagaagacgacgactaAGAAGGCCTCTGCAGCCAAGAAAAAGACTAAGAAGGCCGCTGcaccaaaaagaaaa
Proteins encoded:
- the GFA1 gene encoding Glutamine--fructose-6-phosphate aminotransferase, with translation MNANSFSPQNSGIFGYINYLVEKDRKFILDTLINGLSRLEYRGYDSAGLAVDGDKKNEVYAFKEVGKVAKLKALIDESNVELTKIFDSHAGIAHTRWATHGPPSTVNCHPHRSDPTWEFSIVHNGIITNYKELKTLLSAKGFKFETETDTECIAKLTKYIYDQQPQIGFTDLAKAVISELEGAYGLLIKSVHYPHEVIAARKGSPLVIGVKTQRRMKVDFVDVEYADDNTPLPAEAASQNVALKKNATDFLSPSNSLLGAPDKSLLHRSQSRAFMTDDGMPMPTEFFLSSDPSAIVEHTKKVLYLEDDDIAHIHEGSLNIHRLKKADGSSNVRAIQTLELELQEIMKGKFDHYMQKEIFEQPESVVNTMRGRLDINAKTVTLGGLRSYISTIRRSRRIIFIACGTSYHSCMAVRGIFEELAEIPISVELASDFLDREAPVFRDDTCVFVSQSGETADSLMALRYCLERGALTVGIVNVVGSSISLLTHCGVHVNAGPEIGVASTKAYTSQFIAMVMFALSLSEDRASKKERREEIMQGLANVSSQIKTILELDKPIKEMCEKVFRNQKSLLLLGRGSQFSTALEGALKIKEISYLHCEAVMSGELKHGVLALVDANMPIIMILTRDEIFKKSLNAYQQVIAREGKPIILCNPDDPEFKNSEAQKIEIPKTVDCLQGLLNVVPLQLIAYWLAVLEGLNVDFPRNLAKSVTVE
- the PRE4 gene encoding Proteasome subunit beta type-7 — its product is MDHRPQAWGRPRDDIYGAYDASFMNSNGPTTHTQQPIVTGTSVIAIKFKDGVVIAADNLASYGSLARFTDVKRLRPFADASVVGFSGDISDMQYLDRHLTDLALTEAYDSPDSARLNASNLHRYLSKLLYRRRSKFDPLWNHLLVAGLDDKGAPFLAAADLLGTTYSAPSLATGFGAMLAQPVMRRYAPDEESAAKLTREEAVDIIKECMKVLFYRDARSLDSYSLAIVTKDGVELKENQKLEDQSWAFAERIRGYGTQTV